The Prunus persica cultivar Lovell chromosome G8, Prunus_persica_NCBIv2, whole genome shotgun sequence genome includes a region encoding these proteins:
- the LOC18768454 gene encoding uncharacterized protein LOC18768454 has product MEKKQGFFSALKDEVVRGLSPSRSRASSPARSGSPMSGLLRRKKQNHHHHSHGYGGQLVAQPEPLIGRSGSLRPVMEGPDPDGGELGESKRVGSGLGQWMRGQLSRTPSVSSVAQSNSRRSDLRLLLGVMGAPLGPLHVSSSDPLPHLSIKDTPIETSSAQYILQQYTAASGGQKLQNSIKNAYAMGKVRMVASEFETATKVTKTRNASKCAESGGFVLWQMNPDMWYVELAVGGSKVHAGCNGKLVWRHTPWLGAHTAKGPVRPLRRALQGLDPRSTASMFTDARCIGERKINGEDCFILKLCADPQTLKARSEGPAEIIRHVLFGYFSQRTGLLVHMEDSHLTRIQSNGGDAIYWETTINSFLDDYRPVEGIMIAHSGRSVVTLFRFGDMAMSHTKTRMEEAWTIEEVAFNVPGLSVDCFIPPADLRSGTISETCELPHDERGKGGGIAIAAHRAKVAALEKEHNASVESLTWKMEI; this is encoded by the exons atggagaagaaaCAAGGCTTCTTCTCTGCTCTCAAAGACGAGGTGGTTCGGGGTCTCAGCCCGTCTCGGTCTCGGGCCAGCAGCCCGGCCCGGTCCGGGTCGCCCATGTCGGGTCTGCTCCGGAGGAAGAAGCAGAACCACCATCATCACAGCCACGGGTACGGTGGCCAGCTGGTGGCGCAGCCGGAACCGTTGATTGGAAGATCCGGGAGCCTGAGGCCGGTGATGGAGGGTCCGGATCCGGACGGAGGGGAACTCGGGGAATCGAAGCGGGTCGGGTCGGGTTTGGGTCAGTGGATGCGTGGGCAGCTCTCGCGGACCCCCTCGGTGAGCTCTGTGGCGCAAAGCAACAGCAGGAGGTCTGATCTGAGACTGTTGCTTGGAGTCATGGGGGCTCCTCTCGGCCCGCTACACGTCAGCTCCTCCGACCCTCTGCCTCATCTGAGCATCAAAGATACTCCCATc GAAACTTCCTCTGCCCAGTACATATTGCAGCAGTACACAGCGGCGTCTGGTGGGCAGAAGCTGCAGAACTCAATAAAAAATGCTTATGCAATGGGAAAAGTTCGGATGGTAGCTTCTGAGTTTGAAACTGCCACAAAGGTGACGAAGACCAGAAATGCCTCTAAATGTGCAGAGTCAGGTGGGTTTGTGCTCTGGCAGATGAATCCGGACATGTGGTATGTGGAGCTTGCGGTAGGGGGCAGCAAGGTTCATGCTGGCTGCAATGGAAAACTTGTCTGGAGGCACACACCGTGGCTTGGTGCCCATACTGCAAAAGGACCAGTGAGACCATTGCGACGTGCACTTCAG ggTCTAGATCCAAGATCTACAGCTAGTATGTTTACGGATGCAAGATGtataggagagagaaagatcaATGGTGAGGATTGCTTCATCCTCAAGCTTTGTGCTGATCCTCAGACTCTGAAAGCCAGGAGTGAAGGCCCTGCAGAGATCATAAGACATGTGTTGTTTGGATACTTCAGCCAGAGGACAGGGCTTCTTGTTCATATGGAGGATTCCCATTTGACCCGCATCCAATCCAATGGTGGTGATGCAATTTACTGGGAAACCACAATCAATTCATTCCTTGATGATTACAGGCCTGTTGAAGGAATAATGATTGCACACTCAGGGCGTTCCGTGGTGACCCTTTTCAGGTTTGGTGACATGGCAATGAGCCATACCAAAACAAGAATGGAAGAAGCTTGGACAATTGAGGAGGTTGCATTTAATGTTCCAGGCTTGTCAGTGGACTGCTTCATCCCCCCGGCTGACTTAAGATCGGGGACAATCAGTGAAACATGCGAGCTTCCTCATGATGAAAGAGGAAAGGGTGGTGGGATTGCAATAGCAGCGCATCGGGCCAAAGTTGCTGCACTTGAGAAAGAGCATAATGCTAGTGTTGAAAGCCTGACCTGGAAGATGGAAATCTAA